In Asanoa sp. WMMD1127, one genomic interval encodes:
- a CDS encoding YciI family protein → MRHYLLTVQQPGDGARLPPEELEPIIKDVEVVNEELRAAGAWVFAGGLHPPSTSTVVRLDGDEVATTDGPYAEGKEHVGGLTVLAAADLDEALGWARKFARATRLPIEVRPFHGDPGTHLP, encoded by the coding sequence ATGAGGCACTACCTGTTGACCGTCCAACAGCCGGGCGACGGTGCGCGGCTGCCACCGGAGGAGCTGGAGCCGATCATCAAGGACGTCGAGGTGGTCAACGAGGAGCTGCGGGCCGCCGGGGCGTGGGTGTTCGCGGGCGGACTGCACCCGCCGAGCACGTCGACGGTGGTCCGGCTCGACGGGGACGAGGTGGCGACGACCGACGGCCCGTACGCCGAGGGCAAGGAGCACGTCGGCGGGCTCACCGTGCTGGCCGCCGCCGACCTGGACGAGGCGCTCGGCTGGGCGCGCAAGTTCGCCCGGGCCACCCGGCTGCCGATCGAGGTCCGCCCGTTCCACGGCGACCCGGGCACGCACCTGCCCTAG
- a CDS encoding glycosyltransferase family 2 protein, giving the protein MSAIPDVSVVIPTRARPALVLRAVGSVLAQTFDNLEVIVVVDGPDHATVEALAAVADPRLRTLVLPQQGGAPNARNAGVGAAQGAFVAMLDDDDEWLPEKLAVQLEHAKSADAPLPIVTCRVVNRTPRADIVMPRRLPEPGEPRSEYLTVRRGLFHGDGFVQTSMILAPAALFRQVPFTAGLPRLQELDWTLRALAVEGTDLFVAPEPLVVWHTDEDRPRLSLASPWEQMFAWSRRSRPLFTPRAYAAVTLSVISSVAVASGSFRVLREVLREARAHGRPGLLDYLTFLQIWLLPPGLRARLRDLLLRRRPAVSGAGSTAP; this is encoded by the coding sequence ATGTCGGCGATCCCGGACGTCAGCGTCGTCATCCCCACGCGCGCCCGGCCGGCTCTGGTGCTGCGGGCCGTGGGGAGCGTGCTGGCCCAGACGTTCGACAACCTCGAGGTGATCGTGGTGGTCGACGGGCCGGATCACGCCACAGTCGAGGCGCTGGCCGCCGTGGCGGACCCCCGGTTGCGTACCCTCGTGCTCCCGCAGCAGGGCGGCGCGCCCAACGCCCGCAACGCCGGCGTCGGCGCGGCCCAGGGCGCCTTCGTCGCGATGCTCGACGACGACGACGAGTGGCTGCCCGAGAAGCTGGCGGTCCAGCTCGAGCACGCCAAGTCGGCCGACGCGCCGCTGCCGATCGTCACCTGCCGCGTGGTCAACCGCACGCCGCGGGCCGACATCGTCATGCCGCGCCGGCTGCCGGAGCCGGGCGAGCCGCGCAGCGAGTACCTGACCGTCCGGCGCGGCCTGTTCCACGGCGACGGCTTCGTGCAGACCTCGATGATCCTGGCCCCGGCCGCGCTGTTCCGGCAGGTGCCGTTCACGGCCGGGCTGCCCCGCCTGCAGGAGCTCGACTGGACGCTGCGCGCGCTGGCCGTCGAGGGCACCGACCTGTTCGTCGCCCCCGAGCCGCTGGTCGTCTGGCACACGGACGAGGACCGGCCGCGGCTGAGCCTCGCGTCCCCCTGGGAGCAGATGTTCGCCTGGTCCCGGCGCAGCCGGCCGCTGTTCACCCCGCGGGCGTACGCCGCCGTGACGTTGAGTGTGATCAGCTCGGTGGCGGTGGCCAGCGGGAGCTTCCGGGTGCTGCGGGAGGTGCTCCGCGAGGCCCGCGCGCACGGCCGCCCGGGCCTGCTCGACTACCTGACGTTCCTGCAGATCTGGCTGCTGCCGCCGGGCCTGCGGGCCAGGCTGCGCGACCTGCTGCTGCGCCGCCGCCCGGCCGTCAGCGGCGCCGGATCAACCGCGCCTTGA
- a CDS encoding glycosyltransferase family 2 protein, with the protein MHAIPRVVRNDWSTVAVPELAGWRPSRSVSVIIPAYRCQATLDLTLASLSRQTYPAELLEVVVVDDGSEPALELPAIRPARTTLVRVESGWGRANALHTGVRHSTGEILHWLDADMVVYPEHVAAQARWQHVLPYAVTLGYKRFVDPETHGPWPAAETVDAIWRAGEPDELFGGAAGEPHSYVERYITQTDQLRTADHLAFRIHVGATAALRRELYEAAGGFDTDLRLGEDTEFGYRLAQAGAVFVPEPAARAWHLGRTQVMRAREQVARYNQAFFADRIPYPRHSRKVGGTVWTVPLAEVVVPVGDEPLEHVRAATDAVLRGTDLDVRVNLLGPWDKLDDTRVSPLADPHLDLRLIAATYRGEPRVRLVTEPPDPFPAPFLLELPPAHQLAPDSLRHLVELADHHQVGLVRVGTAEPVLLWRTAALRRAELVRAPDESRCDAVTAVFGSRTETPAAVGIAAPTGRRKRPMQSTVEVGGVRSLARATVMVGWLTSRQLKARLIRRR; encoded by the coding sequence ATGCACGCCATCCCGCGGGTGGTTCGCAACGACTGGTCGACGGTCGCGGTGCCGGAGCTGGCCGGTTGGCGGCCGTCCCGCTCGGTCAGCGTGATCATTCCGGCCTATCGCTGCCAGGCGACGCTCGACCTCACGCTGGCCTCGTTGAGCCGGCAGACCTACCCGGCCGAGCTGCTCGAGGTGGTCGTCGTCGACGACGGGTCCGAGCCGGCCCTGGAGCTGCCGGCGATCCGGCCGGCCCGCACCACGCTGGTCCGCGTCGAGTCCGGCTGGGGGCGGGCCAACGCCCTGCACACGGGCGTACGGCACAGCACCGGCGAGATCCTGCACTGGCTCGACGCCGACATGGTGGTCTACCCCGAGCACGTGGCGGCGCAGGCCCGGTGGCAGCACGTCCTGCCGTACGCGGTGACGCTCGGCTACAAGCGCTTCGTCGACCCGGAGACCCACGGCCCGTGGCCGGCGGCCGAGACGGTCGACGCGATCTGGCGGGCCGGCGAGCCGGACGAGCTGTTCGGGGGCGCCGCCGGTGAGCCGCACAGCTACGTCGAGCGCTACATCACCCAGACGGACCAGCTCCGCACCGCCGACCACCTGGCCTTCCGGATCCACGTCGGCGCCACGGCCGCGCTGCGCCGGGAGCTCTACGAGGCGGCCGGCGGGTTCGACACCGACCTGCGGCTCGGCGAGGACACCGAGTTCGGCTACCGGCTGGCCCAGGCCGGCGCGGTGTTCGTGCCGGAGCCGGCGGCCCGCGCCTGGCACCTCGGCCGGACCCAGGTGATGCGGGCCCGCGAGCAGGTGGCGCGCTACAACCAGGCGTTCTTCGCCGACCGGATCCCGTACCCCCGGCACTCCCGCAAGGTCGGCGGCACGGTCTGGACGGTGCCGCTGGCCGAGGTGGTCGTCCCCGTCGGCGACGAGCCGCTGGAACACGTACGGGCGGCGACCGACGCCGTGCTCCGCGGCACCGACCTCGACGTGCGGGTCAACCTGCTGGGCCCCTGGGACAAGCTCGACGACACCCGGGTCTCGCCGCTGGCCGACCCGCACCTCGACCTGCGGCTGATCGCGGCCACCTACCGGGGCGAGCCGCGGGTCCGGCTGGTCACCGAGCCGCCGGACCCGTTCCCGGCGCCGTTCCTGCTGGAGCTCCCGCCGGCACACCAGCTGGCGCCCGACAGCCTGCGCCACCTGGTCGAGCTGGCCGACCACCATCAGGTCGGGCTGGTCCGCGTCGGCACGGCGGAGCCGGTGCTGCTGTGGCGCACCGCGGCGCTGCGCCGGGCCGAGCTGGTGCGGGCGCCCGACGAGTCCCGCTGCGACGCCGTCACCGCCGTGTTCGGCAGCCGGACCGAAACCCCGGCGGCGGTGGGCATCGCCGCGCCGACGGGGCGGCGGAAGCGCCCGATGCAGTCCACTGTGGAAGTCGGCGGTGTGCGGTCGCTGGCCCGGGCGACGGTGATGGTCGGCTGGCTGACCAGCCGCCAGCTCAAGGCGCGGTTGATCCGGCGCCGCTGA
- a CDS encoding alpha/beta fold hydrolase: MTVGRLRRGDTTLAYADPGGPAPPMVLLHGLAGHRGEWDAVTAALAGQARAVTLDQRGHGASTARPGDVSRAAFVADVVALIAHLRLPPVVLVGQSMGGAVALRAAAGRPDLVRGLVLVEASPAAGTPDDRRRVADWLASWPVPFATRAQAAEFFGGGPVGAGWAAGLARAADGWRPRFDRQVLAAVLADDGDAWAEWAALPMPVLVVLAEHGIVGAADEAAMRGAGREVVRLPGVGHDLHLADPAGLAALLLRFPSRHPV, from the coding sequence ATGACGGTCGGTCGGCTGCGCCGCGGCGACACCACCCTGGCGTACGCGGACCCGGGCGGCCCGGCGCCGCCGATGGTGCTGCTGCACGGCCTGGCCGGCCACCGCGGCGAGTGGGACGCGGTGACCGCCGCGCTGGCCGGCCAAGCGCGGGCCGTGACGCTGGACCAGCGCGGCCACGGCGCCAGCACCGCTCGGCCGGGTGACGTCTCGCGGGCGGCCTTCGTCGCCGACGTGGTGGCGCTGATCGCGCACCTGCGGCTGCCACCGGTGGTGCTGGTCGGGCAGTCCATGGGCGGCGCGGTCGCGCTGCGCGCCGCGGCGGGCCGGCCCGACCTGGTGCGCGGCCTGGTGCTGGTGGAGGCGAGCCCGGCCGCCGGCACCCCGGACGACCGGCGGCGGGTCGCCGACTGGCTCGCCTCCTGGCCGGTGCCGTTCGCGACCCGGGCGCAGGCGGCGGAGTTCTTCGGCGGCGGCCCGGTGGGCGCCGGCTGGGCCGCCGGCCTGGCGCGCGCGGCCGACGGATGGCGCCCGCGGTTCGACCGGCAGGTGCTGGCCGCCGTCCTGGCCGACGACGGGGACGCCTGGGCCGAGTGGGCCGCGCTGCCGATGCCGGTGCTGGTCGTGCTGGCCGAGCACGGGATCGTCGGGGCCGCGGACGAGGCGGCGATGCGCGGCGCCGGCCGGGAGGTCGTTCGCTTGCCCGGCGTCGGGCACGACCTGCACCTGGCCGATCCGGCGGGGCTGGCCGCGCTGCTGCTCAGGTTCCCGAGCCGGCATCCTGTTTGA
- a CDS encoding response regulator transcription factor yields the protein MIRVLVVDDERLVCAHLRTILGSAPDIEVVGEAYDGAEAVEAAVRLRPDLVLMDLRMPGVDGLAAIERIAARPAPPKLVALTTFDLDAYVLRALRAGAVGFLLKSTAPEDLVDLVRVAAAGHTVLSPIATQRLVGASAAPQEHRQRLRALVAGLTQREVEVLGHLGAGRSNLQIARRLHLSEATVKGYVSRLLVKLDCENRTQAGLLAHESGVV from the coding sequence ATGATCCGGGTGCTGGTGGTCGACGACGAGCGGCTGGTCTGCGCCCACCTGCGCACGATCCTCGGCAGCGCGCCCGACATCGAGGTGGTCGGCGAGGCCTACGACGGGGCCGAGGCGGTCGAGGCGGCCGTCCGGCTGCGCCCCGACCTGGTGCTGATGGACCTGCGGATGCCCGGCGTCGACGGGCTGGCGGCCATCGAGCGGATCGCGGCCCGCCCCGCGCCGCCGAAGCTCGTCGCGCTGACCACGTTCGACCTCGACGCGTACGTCCTGCGGGCCCTGCGCGCGGGCGCCGTCGGCTTCCTGCTCAAGTCGACCGCCCCGGAGGACCTCGTCGACCTGGTGCGGGTCGCCGCCGCCGGCCACACGGTGCTGTCGCCGATCGCCACGCAACGCCTGGTCGGCGCGTCGGCGGCGCCGCAGGAGCACCGGCAGCGGCTGCGCGCGCTGGTCGCCGGGCTCACGCAACGCGAGGTGGAGGTGCTGGGCCACCTCGGCGCCGGCCGCTCCAACCTGCAGATCGCCCGCCGCCTGCATCTGTCCGAGGCGACGGTGAAGGGCTACGTCTCGCGCCTGCTGGTGAAGCTCGACTGCGAGAACCGCACCCAGGCCGGCCTGCTCGCCCACGAGTCGGGCGTGGTCTGA
- a CDS encoding histidine kinase encodes MTGRIPPRAADVLAALAAGAAGTALEISDANLATKHIDAPTWVYVLAQLAAAAALLRRRQHPHAVGLAVAAVCLVVPVWAVLLVPYSVTAYGERTRRSWLVVLALVGCWTVGANAWSIADPISAPAVILASALAGAAVRSRRALLAGMVEQARADERARLAAEMHDVVTHRINLIVLQAGALRVTSADEGVRAAAEEMRAAGCQALAELRDVVGVLRHGDPAPGRDADDAPDLSRLVADSRAAGLPVRLAETGDPSGLAPTVRRTVFRVVQESLTNVHKHAPAARVAIDVHYGPQDVRLTVANTPSGRAPDPELAAVGGGTGLDGLRQRVEVVGGRFAAGATEDGGFAVEAALPAYVAAR; translated from the coding sequence GTGACCGGCCGGATCCCGCCCCGTGCCGCGGACGTGCTCGCGGCACTGGCCGCCGGTGCCGCCGGAACGGCGCTGGAGATCAGCGACGCGAACCTCGCCACCAAGCACATCGACGCCCCGACCTGGGTCTACGTGCTGGCCCAGCTCGCCGCCGCGGCCGCGCTGCTGCGCCGCCGCCAGCACCCGCACGCGGTCGGGCTGGCCGTCGCCGCCGTCTGCCTGGTCGTGCCGGTGTGGGCCGTGCTGCTGGTGCCCTACTCGGTGACCGCCTACGGCGAACGGACCCGCCGTTCGTGGCTGGTGGTGCTGGCCCTGGTCGGCTGCTGGACGGTCGGCGCCAACGCCTGGTCGATCGCGGACCCGATCTCGGCGCCCGCGGTCATCCTCGCCTCGGCGCTCGCTGGCGCCGCCGTGCGGTCCCGGCGCGCGCTGCTGGCGGGGATGGTCGAGCAGGCCCGGGCCGACGAGCGGGCCCGGCTGGCGGCCGAGATGCACGACGTGGTCACCCACCGGATCAACCTGATCGTGCTGCAGGCGGGCGCGCTGCGAGTGACCAGCGCCGACGAGGGCGTACGGGCGGCCGCCGAGGAGATGCGCGCGGCCGGCTGCCAGGCGCTGGCCGAGCTGCGCGACGTGGTCGGCGTGCTCCGCCACGGCGACCCCGCGCCCGGCCGGGACGCGGACGACGCCCCTGACCTGAGCCGCCTCGTGGCCGACTCCCGGGCCGCCGGCCTGCCGGTGCGGCTCGCCGAGACCGGCGACCCGAGCGGGCTGGCGCCGACCGTCCGGCGCACCGTCTTCCGGGTGGTGCAGGAGTCACTGACCAATGTGCACAAACACGCGCCGGCCGCGCGGGTCGCCATTGACGTCCACTATGGACCGCAGGACGTCCGGCTCACGGTCGCCAACACGCCGTCCGGGCGCGCGCCGGACCCCGAGCTCGCCGCGGTCGGCGGCGGCACGGGGCTGGACGGGTTGCGCCAACGGGTCGAGGTGGTCGGCGGCCGGTTCGCGGCGGGCGCCACCGAGGACGGCGGCTTCGCGGTCGAGGCCGCGTTGCCGGCGTATGTGGCGGCCCGATGA
- a CDS encoding DUF418 domain-containing protein has protein sequence MSDRRIHELDALRGLALAGIVMFNIVQMTHLHRPQGPASEHVGAYVWELLFVQRPFPIFSVLFGVSFALFLRSAARRTDRPRLVLARRLLWLAVFGALHTLLQPGEVLKFYAAFGLLVLLPASYLSRRWVLVLGIVLTLAAGLTFNGVAVIPGLFLLGLAAAEYGIPDTLDQRGRQLVIAFLVALPAAAAMGWLQFLAGVGPSAHYRVLPAGLVFAFLFMVGFLLLLRTPLRRPLDAVLAPMGRMALTNYVLASALILLGDRLFAIDDYTAVVWLGVAIGVLQAVLSAAWLRAFRYGPLEWVWRRLTWWRPVPMRAGVSSAV, from the coding sequence ATGAGTGATCGGCGGATCCACGAGCTCGACGCGCTGCGCGGCCTGGCACTGGCCGGCATCGTCATGTTCAACATCGTGCAGATGACGCATCTGCACCGGCCGCAAGGGCCGGCGTCCGAACACGTCGGGGCGTACGTGTGGGAGCTGCTGTTCGTACAACGGCCGTTCCCGATCTTCTCCGTGCTGTTCGGCGTGAGCTTCGCGCTGTTCCTGCGCAGCGCGGCCCGGCGCACGGACCGGCCCAGGTTGGTGCTCGCGCGCCGGCTGCTGTGGCTGGCCGTCTTCGGCGCGCTGCACACGCTGCTGCAGCCGGGCGAGGTGCTGAAGTTCTACGCGGCCTTCGGGTTGCTGGTGCTGCTGCCGGCGTCGTACCTGAGCCGCCGTTGGGTGTTGGTCCTCGGCATCGTGCTCACCCTGGCCGCGGGCCTGACCTTCAACGGTGTCGCGGTGATTCCCGGCCTGTTCCTGCTGGGCCTGGCCGCCGCGGAGTACGGCATCCCGGACACCCTCGACCAGCGTGGCCGCCAGCTCGTCATCGCGTTCCTGGTCGCGCTGCCGGCCGCCGCCGCGATGGGCTGGTTGCAGTTCCTCGCCGGGGTCGGCCCGTCCGCCCACTACCGGGTGCTGCCGGCCGGGCTGGTGTTCGCGTTCCTGTTCATGGTCGGCTTCCTGTTGCTGCTCCGCACGCCGCTGCGCCGCCCGCTGGACGCGGTGCTCGCGCCGATGGGCCGGATGGCGCTGACCAACTACGTCCTCGCCTCGGCGCTGATCCTGTTGGGTGACCGGCTGTTCGCGATCGACGACTACACCGCGGTGGTCTGGCTCGGCGTCGCGATCGGCGTCCTGCAGGCCGTGCTCAGCGCCGCCTGGCTGCGGGCCTTCCGCTACGGGCCGCTGGAGTGGGTGTGGCGTCGGCTGACCTGGTGGCGGCCCGTGCCCATGCGGGCGGGCGTTTCGTCCGCCGTTTGA
- a CDS encoding beta-ketoacyl-ACP synthase 3: MAAVSGGSRVLSVGAFRPARVVSNAEVVEKIDSSDEWIRRRSGIVTRRFASDDDTVVTMAAAAGREAVARAGLDATAVDAVLLATMSWVHQSPPAAPQVAHEVGALGAAAVDLGVACAGFCHAVAMADALVRAGSARHVLVIGSEKMTDIVDRSDRALAFLFADGAGAVLVGPADGPGIGPVVWGSDGSRSTLISHAVPWTSLREQPDIWPTMTMAGPEVFRWAVGEVIETARTAVKAAGLEPGELAAFVPHQANARITDKMAASLGLPESCVVARDVETAGNTSAASIPLALDALLASPDAPRGPALLVGFGAGLSYSALVLDLP, translated from the coding sequence GTGGCGGCAGTGTCCGGTGGGAGTCGAGTGCTCAGCGTCGGCGCTTTCCGGCCCGCGCGGGTGGTCTCCAACGCCGAGGTCGTCGAGAAGATCGACTCCTCGGACGAGTGGATCCGCCGGCGGTCCGGCATCGTCACCCGGCGGTTTGCGTCCGACGACGACACCGTGGTCACCATGGCAGCTGCGGCGGGCCGGGAGGCGGTCGCCCGGGCCGGGCTCGATGCGACAGCGGTCGACGCGGTGCTGCTGGCCACCATGTCGTGGGTGCACCAGTCGCCGCCGGCCGCGCCGCAGGTCGCCCATGAGGTGGGCGCGCTCGGGGCGGCGGCGGTCGACCTCGGCGTCGCCTGCGCCGGGTTCTGCCACGCCGTCGCGATGGCCGACGCCTTGGTCCGCGCGGGCAGCGCCCGGCACGTGCTGGTGATCGGGTCCGAGAAGATGACCGACATCGTCGACCGCTCCGACCGCGCGCTGGCCTTCCTGTTCGCCGACGGCGCGGGCGCGGTGCTGGTCGGTCCCGCCGACGGGCCCGGCATCGGCCCGGTCGTCTGGGGCTCCGACGGGTCGCGGTCGACGCTGATCTCGCACGCGGTGCCGTGGACGAGCCTGCGCGAGCAGCCCGACATCTGGCCGACGATGACGATGGCCGGGCCCGAGGTGTTCCGGTGGGCCGTCGGCGAGGTGATCGAGACGGCCCGCACCGCGGTCAAGGCGGCCGGTCTCGAGCCGGGGGAGCTGGCCGCCTTCGTGCCACATCAGGCCAACGCCCGGATCACCGACAAGATGGCGGCGTCGCTGGGCCTGCCGGAGTCCTGTGTGGTCGCCCGCGACGTCGAGACGGCCGGCAACACCTCGGCCGCCTCGATCCCGCTGGCCCTGGACGCCCTGCTCGCCAGCCCCGACGCCCCGCGCGGCCCGGCCCTGCTGGTGGGCTTCGGCGCGGGGCTGTCGTATTCGGCGCTGGTGCTTGATCTCCCTTAG
- a CDS encoding M36 family metallopeptidase — protein sequence MQRRLLGSRGSTVLLTAAVLVLASGAAGGAAGSAPRERGPADGGVVQGDHAASRDKDNRRGAVAPTGAQRDRASRAQARVTFNNLGTAALVTPTGRALAGGLSADPAQAAREYVAANRELLGLSESGVAALEVLTVRPMGEGAAVIMRQRFGDLPAGRDGMLSVGVRDGAVWHVSSSLARDGGAPAPATLAAADAERIATADAAASGVKVLRTDLVAVPTADRGVRAAYQVVLAANGAEPVAYSTYVDARDGGVLVREDLVDHDSENPSWQVFPHSPRVDYSSADTRVGWCWTSGTGCAETVGGPASPLPWDVDPATGQSTNTTRGNNSIAVHNWNSADPFTVGTETATPRPDRDYRYPWTNQWYERGCDPAVFTSPERNDIDAARANLFAMHNRMHDWTYHLGFTEQAWNMQDENFGKGGLGDDYEQGNAQAGGIAGGFPNFAARDNANQITPPEGTPPITNMYLWQSIPGTFYAPCVDGDYDMSVIAHEYGHAVTGRMIAGPNMGLSSPQGMSESWSDQLAMEYLFEHGYAPAGLQAYTIGQYVTSDPIAGIRNYNMSRSPLNYSSLDYDFVGLQVHASGEVWTATNFDIRAAMMKRYGSGTPAIQKACANGSRPVTACPGNRRWMQLVFDSYLLMAVSGVSMVDSRDAMLAADNIRFGGANQDLLWNAFAKRGLGEGAASAGPADVDPVPSFASPHATEARVLFKPVALGGGTGPLAGAKLFVGRYQARAVPVADTDAATPLGAEVRLVPGAYEFVAQAPGRGLVRIGPITVRAGQTVPLPVIMLQNVASAAAGATATGDGVNQARLIDDDEATNWASLNSPIAGKQVTVDLAGGPQLVSRVQVSALLRPAITGDPDAGGQNRFTALRQFKVSACVARGSVTCANPGDFRSVYTSPADAFPSVAPRPRAPELQLKGFRIPPTLATHLRFEVVTNQCTGAPAYAGEQDQDPQFTTDCAAGSVQDDFVRAAEFQAFLA from the coding sequence GTGCAAAGACGACTTCTTGGCTCACGAGGGTCCACCGTCCTGCTGACCGCAGCGGTGCTGGTTCTCGCATCGGGCGCCGCCGGCGGCGCCGCGGGCTCGGCGCCGCGGGAGCGTGGGCCGGCCGACGGCGGCGTCGTGCAGGGCGACCACGCCGCATCCCGCGACAAGGACAACCGCCGCGGCGCGGTGGCGCCGACCGGCGCGCAGCGCGACCGGGCGAGCCGGGCCCAGGCCCGCGTGACCTTCAACAACCTCGGCACCGCGGCGCTCGTGACGCCGACCGGCCGGGCCCTGGCCGGCGGGCTGTCCGCCGACCCGGCCCAGGCCGCCCGGGAATACGTCGCCGCCAACCGCGAGCTGCTCGGCCTGTCCGAGTCGGGCGTGGCCGCACTCGAGGTGCTCACCGTGCGACCGATGGGCGAGGGCGCCGCGGTGATCATGCGGCAGCGCTTCGGCGACCTGCCGGCCGGGCGCGACGGCATGCTGAGCGTCGGCGTGCGCGACGGCGCCGTCTGGCACGTCAGCTCGTCGCTGGCGCGCGACGGCGGAGCGCCGGCGCCGGCCACCCTGGCGGCGGCCGACGCGGAACGGATCGCGACCGCCGACGCGGCGGCGAGCGGCGTCAAGGTGCTGCGCACGGACCTCGTCGCGGTGCCGACCGCCGACCGGGGCGTCCGCGCGGCCTACCAGGTCGTGCTGGCGGCCAACGGGGCCGAGCCGGTCGCGTACTCGACCTATGTGGACGCTCGTGACGGCGGCGTGCTGGTCCGGGAGGACCTGGTCGACCACGACTCCGAAAACCCCAGCTGGCAGGTCTTCCCGCACAGCCCGCGGGTCGACTACAGCTCCGCGGACACCCGCGTCGGCTGGTGCTGGACCAGTGGCACCGGGTGCGCGGAGACGGTCGGCGGCCCGGCCTCACCGCTGCCCTGGGACGTCGACCCGGCGACCGGGCAGTCCACCAACACGACCCGCGGCAACAACTCGATCGCGGTGCACAACTGGAACAGCGCCGACCCGTTCACGGTCGGCACGGAGACCGCGACGCCGCGGCCCGACCGCGACTACCGCTACCCCTGGACCAACCAGTGGTACGAGCGGGGCTGCGACCCGGCCGTCTTCACCTCACCGGAACGCAACGACATCGACGCGGCCCGGGCCAACCTGTTCGCGATGCACAACCGGATGCACGACTGGACGTACCATCTCGGCTTCACCGAGCAGGCCTGGAACATGCAGGACGAGAACTTCGGCAAGGGTGGGCTCGGCGACGACTACGAGCAGGGCAACGCTCAGGCCGGTGGCATCGCCGGCGGCTTCCCGAACTTCGCCGCGCGCGACAACGCCAACCAGATCACGCCGCCGGAGGGCACGCCGCCGATCACCAACATGTACCTGTGGCAGTCGATCCCCGGCACGTTCTACGCGCCGTGCGTCGACGGCGACTACGACATGTCGGTGATCGCCCACGAATACGGGCACGCGGTGACCGGCCGCATGATCGCCGGGCCGAACATGGGCCTGTCGAGCCCGCAGGGCATGAGCGAGAGCTGGTCCGACCAGCTGGCCATGGAATACCTCTTCGAGCACGGCTACGCGCCCGCGGGCCTGCAGGCCTACACCATCGGGCAGTACGTCACGTCGGACCCGATCGCCGGCATCCGCAACTACAACATGAGCCGGAGTCCGCTCAACTACAGCTCGCTCGACTACGACTTCGTCGGTCTGCAGGTGCACGCCTCGGGCGAGGTGTGGACGGCGACCAACTTCGACATCCGGGCCGCGATGATGAAGCGGTACGGCTCGGGCACGCCGGCCATCCAGAAGGCGTGCGCCAACGGCTCGCGGCCCGTCACCGCGTGCCCTGGTAACCGGCGGTGGATGCAGCTCGTCTTCGACTCGTACCTGTTGATGGCCGTCAGCGGCGTCAGCATGGTCGACTCCCGCGACGCGATGCTGGCCGCCGACAACATCCGCTTCGGCGGCGCCAACCAGGACCTGCTCTGGAACGCGTTCGCCAAGCGCGGCCTCGGCGAGGGTGCGGCGAGCGCCGGGCCGGCCGACGTCGACCCGGTGCCGAGCTTCGCGTCGCCGCACGCGACCGAGGCCCGGGTGCTGTTCAAGCCGGTCGCCCTCGGCGGCGGCACCGGCCCGCTGGCCGGCGCCAAGCTGTTCGTGGGCCGCTACCAGGCCCGCGCGGTGCCGGTGGCCGACACCGACGCGGCGACGCCGCTGGGTGCCGAGGTCCGGCTGGTGCCGGGCGCCTATGAGTTCGTCGCCCAGGCGCCGGGCCGCGGCCTGGTCCGGATCGGCCCGATCACCGTCCGGGCCGGCCAGACCGTGCCGCTGCCGGTGATCATGCTGCAGAACGTCGCGTCCGCCGCGGCCGGCGCCACGGCGACCGGCGACGGCGTCAACCAGGCGCGGCTGATCGACGACGACGAGGCCACCAACTGGGCATCGCTGAACAGCCCGATCGCCGGCAAGCAGGTCACGGTCGACCTGGCCGGCGGCCCGCAGCTGGTCAGCCGGGTCCAGGTCAGCGCGCTCCTCCGGCCGGCGATCACCGGCGACCCGGACGCGGGCGGCCAGAACAGATTCACCGCGCTGCGCCAGTTCAAGGTGTCAGCGTGCGTGGCCCGGGGCAGCGTGACCTGCGCGAACCCGGGTGACTTCCGATCCGTCTACACGAGCCCGGCGGACGCGTTCCCATCCGTCGCGCCCCGGCCGCGGGCCCCGGAGCTGCAGCTGAAGGGCTTCCGAATCCCGCCGACCCTGGCCACCCACCTGCGCTTCGAGGTGGTCACCAACCAGTGCACCGGCGCGCCCGCCTACGCCGGTGAGCAGGACCAGGACCCGCAGTTCACCACCGACTGCGCGGCCGGCAGCGTCCAGGACGACTTCGTCCGCGCCGCCGAGTTCCAGGCCTTCCTGGCCTGA